The following nucleotide sequence is from Archocentrus centrarchus isolate MPI-CPG fArcCen1 chromosome 6, fArcCen1, whole genome shotgun sequence.
ccTCTACATAACATTATCATTTTGACCTTCCTGACCTTGAGTTCGAGCAGCTCTTTCTCTGAGAAGATAAAAAGGTGGAGCAATAGCAACTCTGGTGCCTAGACTGGTCAAACACATTTGAAGTGACATGTTGAGGTGTATGTCGCATGTTTTGGTCATTGGGAACCtggtaaaacagaaaacaagataAGGAGGCTGGTTGGAACAGGCTCTTTTACGTAGGAAGCTGTAAATAGACAAGTGAGATATGTCAGAGGAAGGGGATAGTCTGTATTTCTTATgataacattttatttccattaaAAGAAACTATTGAACATTGAATATGTTTGGAAACAAGGAGAGAACTGAATGGGAGAAAGGAATTCACAGTAATGAAGTCTGAAacatctttttattatttttactcaTAGTTACTGTCACTTCCAGCTGCCCAGCTAATGTACTTTGTCAATATGCAAAGTACATTAGCTGGGCAAAGGCATCCTGGTGAATGAAGGTAACCAGGCAACTGTTTTCAGACACTTGAGATTAAGCCAGCACACTTCCCCTGTTGTACATTTATGTTCATGGCACAGAGCTTGTAGGGAGACAGATGTTTCCTACAGATAATATGAAATCACGTCCAGTAATCAGAGAGAAGCACAAACTGAACTTCAAAAGTTTTATATTGATACCATACGTTCaaacaaattagaaaaaatgttattaaataagacaaatttaaaaatttacaaatgtattagatcacctgtcataaaaacaaaaagcaacaaaaacccccacaaacattaaaaaaaaaaaaaatctgtcaaaaatgtgtttaaaacaaacaattagCAAATTCCCTGAACTGAAGtcatgtttttatacccaaatttgagccggcacactggacttgtgagaagtcagaaattaatcaagcataatattcaaccactaaaatatttttttctgttcaggaaggCAAGTAAGtcaaatcaaattaattaatcaaataatgtgctttacttttttgtcaaacagtaaatttgaaaattgagTGGTCATTTATTAAATCTATTAAGCACTGTATATATGAAGTTTTTTTGTACTGTATGTTGTTCCTAAACTGGTTCAGCGAAGGATCACATATGAGGATAATATCTATGCAGCTAGGATTCACAAAAGGGTGGGAATCAGAATGTCTGAAAAGTATTGAAGTCAGCCATGAAGATGTACTGTTTCCTTGAAGTTCAGTTATCAACAATTTTATGTCATCCTTTCATATAAATAACTAATATGAccactgattaaaaatattacTGTGGGTGGCACCAACATGTGTTGCTGCTATGTTGACTATTGAGATGAGAGAAAATTCCCACTGAATCAGTGATTGGCCAACGAGGGGAATCACAGGTAATTCTCTTTTATGATGAGGTATTTCACAGTTGAGTCAACACTCAATACAAAATGACCCAGCAGCATCACCGTCCTCACAGAATATTGAAATACATCCTGTGCAAAGATGTTGTTGAAACACATTGGTGGGGAATTTTTTAagtcttctttaaaaaaaaaaaagacaatgcaATTGTATATTACAGCAATATAaatgtactgaaaaaaaaaaaaaaaaattcatgtaaACAATTGAAAGTGGATTTCAGGCCTTTGCGACTATGGTAAATCTGTAGTTCAAACTGAAGCTCACACTGAGCTATATTTGTCCTAAGGCTTTTCTCAGAGACACTATTCACACTATAATCTAATAaacatttgcattaaaaaaaacatgtggcTTTATAATATTTTAACCCAGCAGGTTATTGTTATAGCTTTAGCAGtaattttttattgttatgtatttctgattttttttcccccccatttATTTGCATTACTGCACATCGTTTTGCCGTGTAGTTCATAACCAAATATTCTAAGTCCCCTGTTAGAGATTTTCTGAGCCTGGAGAAACCTATTAATCTTTAACTAGTAGCTATAGTGGCAGCTGGTGCTTTTAAGCCAAATCTTTATCACTCAGAGCAGCAGGATATACTTGGAGCGTGTCTGCATTTAGAGGCTCTGCTCTGCTCAGTAGAGTAAacatatgtgtatacatattgCACTAAGATGCTGCTTTTTGGCTATTAAGTTGGCTAAAATGAGCTACTCTGAACTTAAGTATATTTTCAGTAGGAGATATTAGTGGCATGTTATCATTTTAAATTGATTATTCAGTATGAGAACAGAGACTCAGTGAATATGGAAACAACTTTTCTAGGAAACTATTTAATCACTATTTGGAATGTGGCTTGCTCTTATATCTTCAGCTGATAATAATGAAACATGGCGTTACGTGGTTGCATtacactggaaaaaaagaaaacagagcttCTTTTGTGCACCGTTGAAATTATGCACACTGAATGGTTGGGGGGGGTCTTAGGTTTCCGATTTCTGgatatatttttaatcactgaAAAGGTCAGGAAGAAAACAGCAGGCCTAGGCGAAATGGAGATGGAATCTAACTCACACCAGCTGATAGGGCAGCCACATTAACAAATTAACACGTAGATATTTTTAGATGTGTGTGCTTTTTGTaagtatttataaaataaagattaacAGTTTCTTGAAACTTTTTAGTATAgttgtaaatgtaaaatttgaaatgtatgaaaaaaatgtactcaAGACAGATAATGTTAGATTTTTCCATAATTTAATTAATATAAAATCTTttataatacaaaaattaaaataaataattcagtaCATTCAAAAAAACTGCTGAAGTACTTCACTTTATAATGTTACAATGCTTGAAAGAGTCAAATCACAATCACCGAGAAGATAGTCTCTTTTCAGAGTGGACATTTTATTCACTACTTTAAAGCGAAGGGACCGCTGGCCGAGGTCTTCCTCTGAGATACCATCAAAGAAGAAATCCTCATTGAAGATTGGATTACGGCTCTTTCTGATGACTGTGCTGCGTTGCTTCTGGATTTTTCCAGGAATCAGAGACAGGCTGACACTACAGTTAATAATCTTGGAGTCTACAGACAGAGGATAAAGGCCCTCTGCACTGATGAGTCGAACTCGCAGTCTTTGGTTATCTGGACAGTATTCTGCTGAGAGTCTCAGACTGCCGTCTTTTCCAATAGGCACTGTTTTTTCCTTCATGGCCCTCTCTCTATGCAGAATCAAGTCCATGGGGAAGATGGTGGGTGGTGccaagctgcagctgctgggcAGGCCTTTACCTAACCCCTCTGATGCCCTCCTCATGACATTGGGGCTGTTGTCGGTGGAGCTGCCTTCATCTGTGGACAGGGAATTGTTCCTAGACACCATTGCTTTCCTTATGTTCCTTGACAAGAGCAGTTCATGGCTCAGCGCTTTGAAGAGAGAAGACTTGGCAGGGCACCTGGCCAGCAGCGGCGAGCTGAAAGGAGAGGATTCAGTAGAGGAAGTGGTATCACTGTCTAGAGTGGTCTGCCAGTTTAGGGTGTAGCCTCTTGGGGAAAGCCTGGAGGTCAGGCTGTTAAGGCTGAAGGAAGAAGGAGAGGAGCAGGGCGAGGTGGAGGGGGTGAGTTTGGAACACATGCTGGATCGACTTCTGGGCAGCAGCAGGGGAGAGGAGCCTGGATCAGAGTGGAAAATTGACTCCTTTCTCCTGGTGTGGGGGCTCTCTAGTAAGGTGCAAAAGCCATAGCTGGTTTGGGCTTTGGCCAGGTGTGGAAGGGATAAGGCAGCCTGGCTCTGAGGATCTGCATTGGTGCTCtcttcatcactgcagccatCACAGGGGCCCTCATCCACACTTTCTACCTGAATAATGTGTGGGTTGAGCGACTCGTGAAACGCCATCTCTGTCTCAGGGCTGGGCCCTCCACCGGGAGGCCCCTTGACAATGCGAGCTGTTCGGCTGTGCTCCTTACTCTTCATCTCCTGCAAGGATAGGATTGTTGGGGGGATGCAGAATTCTGGGATGTTGTCAGGGGTGATGATGTTAGGACAGAGAGAAATCTTTTTGGATCtgtcagccttttctcccaaCATGATGTCACCAAGTTTAAAGCTGAGTTCTGCTGTTAAGGTAGGCAGGTTAGTTCTCTCCACTGACATGCGGAGCCTCTCCACCATCCACATGAGTCctctggtggggaaaaaaagtataTACTTGAGTTTTTGAAAACCAAACCCATTCACAAATATTCAGAATTTCCATAACAATTACTTGGCAGGGAGGTTTTCTTACCTTATATTCTGCGGATATGGATAATCCACAATATtatcccacaaaaaaaaaaaggaaaaagctcCTGTTTGGGTGCTGAGAGATAGAGAAGTTGTAAGGGCTCTCTTGACAGCATATGGAGGTCCTGCAAATCTGTGGCTCTTTGAGAGACGCAGGCGGTTTAAATGAAGCAGGAAACCAATAAATCTAACACACGCCTCCGGCTCAAACAGGATCCTCCTGCTGTCCTAAGCCGCTGGTTCCCATGGAAATATCCAAACCACAACAAAGCTCAGTGCGGCTGTAGTGGCTGCAGTGCTGTTTGGCGAGATAAGCGTGCTACTTTGAAAGTGagcagctgtttttaaacaaatagcAGACTTCTAAATCATGCTTCTTTTTCTGTGCATTCAAATTAGACGGCACGCTCGACCTTATTCTAAGAACATGAACAGGGTGATCCGTGTGACAAGAGTTCTGAACACGTTTGAAACACTTGTTGCCAGTTCAATGTCAAAAGTTCAATACGCAAAACTGCCTTGTGCATTTACTTTAGGAGACCTCCATTTTGCCTCAAGAGTTTAAGAAAAGCAATAACTTGGTTATTAATAATGTTATTATTTGGTTATTAATAAAAGTGGCAATTGCTGTTGTTTGAACCAGGTGAAATTGTTTTATTATATCTGCACTCTTATTATCATGCTTCTATGTAATGAGGCAATATGCACCAAGAATATTGGTGCTATAATGATGCAAAAATAATTTACCGCATTGCATTGCATCACCAATATTCTTGATGCAGTGTGCTCCATTAAACACGTCCTTATAAATGAGCCGAGTGCATTTTCTGTCTTGAGAATATTTTGAATGTTTACTTGAAATCTGAGAGAAAAATAGTCTGCCGCACTACGTGAGTGGAGTTTTATGAAGGAAATCATCTGTGAAACTGCAAAATTTGCTTGGCGTAACTCTTAAAAATCATTGCAAGAATTGCAACATTATATTCGATTGCACAAAAATACAGGAACGTATTTTCTCATGTCTGTTTACATTGCTTTTCTTGGTTATAAAGACACAATCTGGATCGTCTGAGatcataaaatgtaaattagtCCATAAATTgattgttttatgtacatatatacTTTTTTATATCAGAATATTAAAGACACACAGAGTATTCATTAATCAAACATCACTTAGCCTTTACTGAAGATCAGTGGGCCATATCCCAAATCTGGCTTTTGAAATGTCAacatcttaattaaaaaaagggggCCAAtgataacatttatttttatactgaAACTGCGCTTTAGATCTTCAACTGTTAGTGTTATGTTATGTCAGTGCTTCCCTCTTGTGGTAGGACAATTTGACAGTTAGGTGTAATTTTTCTTTGgcagcacaggaaaaaaaaaaaaaaagctttaacttTTAGTTAAGGGACTCACTCAAACTGTGCAAATGATACCCTGTGTCagttctcccttttttttgttttttttaaattacctgCTACTACTACACCAAAGGCAGTTTGATCATTGTTATAAACTGGCTTAAAAGGCTCTACATATTGAAAAGTGGTAAGATCCAAGTGGAAAAAAGCTCCACTCTGCACC
It contains:
- the c2cd4a gene encoding C2 calcium-dependent domain-containing protein 4A, encoding MWMVERLRMSVERTNLPTLTAELSFKLGDIMLGEKADRSKKISLCPNIITPDNIPEFCIPPTILSLQEMKSKEHSRTARIVKGPPGGGPSPETEMAFHESLNPHIIQVESVDEGPCDGCSDEESTNADPQSQAALSLPHLAKAQTSYGFCTLLESPHTRRKESIFHSDPGSSPLLLPRSRSSMCSKLTPSTSPCSSPSSFSLNSLTSRLSPRGYTLNWQTTLDSDTTSSTESSPFSSPLLARCPAKSSLFKALSHELLLSRNIRKAMVSRNNSLSTDEGSSTDNSPNVMRRASEGLGKGLPSSCSLAPPTIFPMDLILHRERAMKEKTVPIGKDGSLRLSAEYCPDNQRLRVRLISAEGLYPLSVDSKIINCSVSLSLIPGKIQKQRSTVIRKSRNPIFNEDFFFDGISEEDLGQRSLRFKVVNKMSTLKRDYLLGDCDLTLSSIVTL